A section of the Pseudomonadota bacterium genome encodes:
- a CDS encoding enoyl-CoA hydratase/isomerase family protein, translating into MGFNLIVYEKKDKVARITLNVPPSNWLTIVMMREINEVLVEVKKDPSVQLLVFDHAGEKAFCDGVDVADHTADKVNEMIEVFHRMFRLMAEMDVTTVAVVNGRSLGGGCELMSFCDIVIASERSRIGQPEIAVGVFPPVAAAWFPKIIGLKKTYELLLTGKIISAKEAEAIGLVNVVLPVENFKEGVDKFLADFLNKSRPVAMWARRAIKAGLNVDFLEALKTSEMIYLHGLMATEDAKEGIAAFTEKRKAVWKDK; encoded by the coding sequence ATGGGTTTTAATTTAATTGTTTATGAGAAAAAGGATAAGGTAGCAAGGATTACGCTCAATGTTCCACCGTCAAACTGGCTTACCATAGTCATGATGAGAGAGATCAATGAGGTGCTCGTTGAGGTAAAAAAGGATCCGTCTGTACAGCTTTTGGTCTTCGACCATGCAGGAGAAAAGGCATTTTGCGACGGTGTTGACGTGGCAGACCACACAGCAGACAAAGTCAACGAAATGATAGAGGTTTTCCACAGGATGTTCCGGCTTATGGCGGAAATGGACGTGACCACAGTGGCGGTGGTGAACGGTAGATCTCTTGGTGGTGGATGCGAGCTTATGAGTTTCTGTGATATCGTGATTGCATCGGAAAGGTCGAGAATAGGCCAGCCTGAGATCGCTGTGGGTGTATTCCCTCCAGTGGCTGCTGCCTGGTTCCCGAAGATAATCGGGCTCAAGAAAACTTACGAACTGCTCCTTACCGGAAAAATAATAAGCGCTAAGGAAGCAGAAGCAATCGGACTCGTCAACGTTGTTCTCCCTGTTGAGAATTTTAAAGAAGGCGTGGACAAATTTCTTGCCGATTTTTTGAATAAGAGCAGGCCTGTTGCTATGTGGGCAAGAAGGGCCATCAAGGCAGGACTCAACGTTGACTTCCTTGAAGCCCTCAAGACCTCTGAGATGATTTACCTCCATGGCTTAATGGCAACAGAAGATGCA